The Colias croceus chromosome 2, ilColCroc2.1 region TAAATGATCCGTACACGTTTTACACGGTTCGTTAAACTTGTGACTTTAATATATCCGGTACTCTACGTAATACAAATTGCGTTTgcaaaaaatttatttcataatttttaaaacttgagGCAACTATCTTAGTTTGAAAAATGCTTGATggcaattattaattatggaTCAATTAAAATCGAACCTACAAGTACATATAACTTGATTTTGCGTTACAAAGTATTATCTAGGTCAAAAACATCATAGTTAGGTATGCGTGAAACAATTTGAAAGCCTTCAACTCTTACATTAATGATCAATTAAGTACGTCCGATGTTGCAAATGTTCgctacaatttttaatttcttgtCAAACAGGACGAAATGGAAGAGGCAAACGGCAGTGGGGTTAGAGCTGCTGGCCGAGGCCGGCAACTACGCAGCGTTCCAGCGGTTGTACGGCGGCTACTGGGCGGGCGTGCCGGCGTACCCCGCGCAGCCCGCGCCAGCCGCTGCCGACCTGTACTATAGACAAGCTGCCGCTACTGCGGCGGCTGCGGCGTCGGCCTCCGCCAACACGCTGCAGAAACCTTTACCGTATAGGTAAGATAAACCATCATTTCAAGCTTTTCAATATTCGAGAATGTATtagaaaattgaaatagaaaTAGTAGGAACTTTGCACATCCCTATCCCTAGCTTATTAACAGtacaatctatacatataataaatctgtagaagggtcaattctgtacattgaaaatattgaaaaaataactagcagggggtgttactggatcgatactaaacccaaatatgtgattaaaaaaatttttgtctgtctgtctgtctgtctgtctgtctgtctgtatgtgaagacatcacgtgaaaactaccggttcgatttcgatgaaacttggtataattataccttattatcctgggcgtaaaataggatactttttatcctggaaaaatacgtagaaaaaaaattaatctcaatttttcagttatccatagacgttgttctgtagtaggtaccgcgaacacacgttgcgtattattatagacctagccgtatttgggtccaatagatatctatttataagatgtcattgtccgagttactcaaaatggagaaataaaccatccacgcaaagaccgacatccgcgcggacggagtcgcgggcggaagctagtagttaataagtattttaaagagAACAATCTTGTTAACATAAactaatgaattattatttattaacaggTTATACCCTGGTGCGCCACTAGGTGGCGTTCCTCCGCTGGGTCTTGGGCTCCCGGGCCCGTCAGCGCACCTCGGCTCGCTGGGGGCCCCGGGGCTCGGCGCTCTGGGCTACTACGCGCAAGCTCGCCGCACGCCCTCCCCAGACGTCGACCCGGGAAGCCCAGCTCCTCCCCTCAGGTCACCTCGAGAGCCGTCCTTAGAGCGACGCTCCGACG contains the following coding sequences:
- the LOC123705491 gene encoding homeobox protein B-H1-like, yielding MTVQRDERDARAPRTRFMITDILDAAPRDLSAHRDSDSDRSATDSPGVKDDSDDVSSKSCGGDSSGLAKKQRKARTAFTDHQLQTLEKSFERQKYLSVQDRMELAAKLGLTDTQVKTWYQNRRTKWKRQTAVGLELLAEAGNYAAFQRLYGGYWAGVPAYPAQPAPAAADLYYRQAAATAAAAASASANTLQKPLPYRLYPGAPLGGVPPLGLGLPGPSAHLGSLGAPGLGALGYYAQARRTPSPDVDPGSPAPPLRSPREPSLERRSDDEDDDETIHV